Proteins encoded in a region of the Panthera tigris isolate Pti1 chromosome B2, P.tigris_Pti1_mat1.1, whole genome shotgun sequence genome:
- the LOC102955153 gene encoding cytochrome c oxidase subunit 7A2, mitochondrial → MLRNLLALRQIAQRTISTASRRQLENKVPEKQKLFQEDNGIPVHLKGGIADALLYRATMMLTVGGTAYAIYQLAMASFPKKQD, encoded by the exons ATGCTGCGGAATCTGCTG gctCTTCGTCAGATTGCCCAGAGGACCATAAGTACTGCTTCACGCAGGCAGTTGGAAAATAAGGTTCCAGAGAAGCAAAAGCTATTTCAg gagGATAATGGAATTCCAGTGCATCTAAAGGGTGGAATAGCTGATGCGCTCCTGTATAGAGCCACTATGATGCTTACAGTTGGTG gaacAGCGTATGCCATATATCAGCTAGCTATGGCTTCATTTCCCAAGAAGCAAGACTGA
- the LOC102949514 gene encoding LOW QUALITY PROTEIN: brain protein I3 (The sequence of the model RefSeq protein was modified relative to this genomic sequence to represent the inferred CDS: inserted 1 base in 1 codon; deleted 1 base in 1 codon) gives MLLSGWLHPGRRRRESKLDAWRIASFGEFVQNSQTAGMGLQTLNQTAYSSSIILLEARPRHSEQSPGGSLGPDRKALLPEQPLAYHLEARPGDFXPHSHRTVAAAPPPPPYTHPVTRIPTRRPRVYVSIHRRNVTRYPAHSIVVGGRPSLQSRVWEDFFTFLGIFLGIILFPFGFICCSASRKQRYPKGRASLTLKGTIHRTFLHPDIFS, from the exons ATGTTGCTCTCTGGGTGGCTGCATCCAGGACGCAGGAGGAGGGAGTCCAAGTTAGATGCCTGGAGAATTGCCAGCTTTGGGGAATTTGTGCAAAACTCTCAAACAGCAGGAATGGGTCTGCAAACTCTGAACCAAACTGCCTATAGCAGCAGCATCATTCTT ctaGAAGCGCGTCCCCGCCACTCCGAGCAGAGTCCCGGCGGGAGCCTCGGACCGGACCGCAAGGCCCTGTTGCCGGAGCAGCCGCTCGCCTACCACCTGGAGGCCCGCCCGGGGGACT GCCCGCACAGCCACAGGACCGTCGCCgccgcgcccccgccgccgccctaCACCCACCCGGTCACAAGGATACCTACC CGCCGTCCCAGGGTCTACGTTTCTATCCACCGTCGAAATGTCACCAGGTACCCTGCCCATTCCATTGTCGTTGGAGGCCGCCCCAGTCTGCAGAGTCGGGTTTGGGAGGACTTCTTCACCTTCCTGGGCATCTTCCTGGGCATCATTTTGTTCCCATTTGGGTTCATCTGCTGTTCTGCCTCCAGGAAGCAAAGATACCCCAAAGGCAGAGCAAGCCTTACTTTAAAGGGAACGATACACCGGACTTTCCTACATCCTGACATCTTTTCTTAA